Proteins from one Anopheles nili chromosome 2, idAnoNiliSN_F5_01, whole genome shotgun sequence genomic window:
- the LOC128721421 gene encoding uncharacterized protein LOC128721421 — translation MSSMSAEDSNGPRHRKSAHSYTKQDLKNAINLIVERGTSIRRAAFVCNVPRTTLSTYLRSLTHGKISKLLPQEEQALFQWMTDCCKRGFSIKKRNLETAAEALVQKTIPVRMHPFQDSEFGRRCYQKFVKRWLSIDRTKDRKHIGTIIEWFMHIESYLVESNLFEILNHPARVFLCDELRFRERVEMQENVRTVLKKMTMLYTFTAAGQHLSPLLVYPYHRDVPLDIVKAAPKNCAIVAHEHGLVTPKTFAAYLDKVVDKFVTTNNIPKPIIMFVDETQVDLTLHLHNTCKRLGIVLLGLSASQVVKPTANTFNDVCNGWEEQLPRWEKESGRKFSLAECAGLMQSVNQSYIQSTVLIKDFAASNLCPWSRPVRHVGDSSETEPAGTSQDANDIENMEEDDEDDDNEIEHFLENVDGWSDEEGDAGDFNDEDNDFTDDLDEFDQENEVQDALMQSIEKELRAKFRKDKTTNGPAVVDDEFDERTSTDAPKDVPASESVNAVKECDQEAPDAQQTTNSDEENEGPPDDIDISINFIDFKRAIGSELTEKFERKLEVETRLTLGNHAENVLYDIYRQFRCDIVTDSDDDYNDVVEVGDD, via the exons ATGAGCAGCATGTCCG CAGAAGACAGCAATGGCCCTCGCCATCGAAAATCAGCCCACTCGTACACCAAACAAGATTTGAAAAATGCCATCAATTTGATAGTGGAGCGTGGTACTTCCATACGACGAGCAGCTTTCGTTTGTAACGTTCCACGGACCACGCTGTCGACTTATTTAAGATCCTTGACGCACGGTAAAATCAGCAAGCTGTTGCCCCAAGAGGAGCAGGCACTCTTCCAATGGATGACGGATTGTTGCAAGCGAggattttcgattaaaaaacGAAACCTGGAAACCGCCGCCGAAGCTTTGGTTCAAAAAACCATCCCTGTGCGTATGCACCCGTTCCAGGATTCCGAGTTTGGGCGACGGTGCTATCAAAAGTTTGTCAAAAGATGGCTCTCTATCGACCGGACCAAGGATCGGAAGCACATTGGCACCATAATCGAGTGGTTCATGCACATCGAGAGCTACCTCGTGGAATCGAATCTGTTCGAAATACTGAACCATCCCGCACGAGTCTTTCTGTGTGATGAATTGCGCTTTCGCGAGCGCGTCGAGATGCAAGAAAACGTACGGACGGTGCTGAAAAAAATGACCATGCTCTATACATTCACGGCCGCCGGTCAGCATCTCTCACCGTTGCTCGTTTACCCATACCACCGGGATGTGCCGCTCGACATAGTGAAAGCTGCCCCCAAAAACTGCGCCATTGTCGCTCATGAGCACGGACTAGTCACTCCTAAAACGTTCGCGGCCTACCTGGACAAGGTGGTGGACAAGTTTGTGACGACAAACAACATTCCCAAGCCGATCATCATGTTCGTGGATGAAACGCAGGTCGATCTAACGTTGCATCTGCACAACACTTGCAAACGTTTGGGCATCGTGCTGCTAGGTCTGTCGGCATCACAGGTTGTTAAGCCTACGGCAAACACGTTCAACGATGTGTGCAACGGTTGGGAGGAGCAATTGCCACGGTGGGAAAAAGAGAGTGGGCGCAAATTTTCACTCGCCGAATGCGCTGGCTTGATGCAATCGGTCAATCAAAGCTACATTCAAAGTACCGTTTTGATAAAAGATTTCGCTGCCAGCAACCTGTGCCCGTGGAGTCGTCCTGTTCGACATGTAGGTGATTCTTCTGAAACTGAGCCTGCCGGTACCTCGCAGGACGCAAATGACATTGAAAACATGgaagaggacgacgaggacgacgacaatGAAATTGAACACTTTCTCGAAAACGTTGACGGTTGGTCTGACGAGGAAGGTGACGCTGGGGATTTTAATGATGAAGACAATGACTTCACGGATGATTTAGATGAGTTTGATCAGGAAAACGAAGTGCAGGATGCTTTAATGCAGAGCATAGAAAAGGAGTTGAGAGCAAAGTTCAGAAAAGATAAAACCACAAATGGTCCAGCGGTGGTAGACGACGAATTTGACGAGCGTACGTCCACCGACGCACCTAAGGATGTTCCCGCCAGTGAGTCCGTCAATGCGGTCAAAGAATGTGATCAAGAAGCGCCGGATGCGCAACAGACAACCAACTCGGATGAGGAAAACGAAGGCCCGCCTGATGATATCGATATCAGTATTAATTTCATTGATTTCAAACGCGCGATTGGCAGTGAGCTTACGGAAAAATTCGAACGTAAGCTTGAAGTTGAAACCCGCCTAACATTGGGCAATCATGCGGAGAATGTGTTGTACGATATATATCGTCAATTTCGATGCGATATTGTCACCGATAGCGACGATGATTATAACGATGTGGTGGAAGTTGGAGACGATTGA
- the LOC128720341 gene encoding vacuolar protein sorting-associated protein 33B: protein MDSPCSGKLLGFRRIAQEKLQHVFYSIPSEKDLIIEPALIKPLEHVCGATWLRKKGIDKIFKFDPKNPPPKRKQFIYFITANLLTFKSVLDQISGYQSQTSSLMEPDIRAKQYHVLVLPSVLASFEHLLEEEGLHGIVELYNFQWDFLLLDDSLLSLELPNVFADVFVRKDTTPLSSIAQSIRIFNLVMGKPDLIFSLGENSEKVLHMVQRIESAKRVGLSNISAKGDQKPHVQTAEKGSDFAAMLIIDRDRDYPSCLLTPVVYCGLLLEIQPLNSGSLVVDAENNKIKNGKLGFLQQEHSSTASKQEVTALRMSGAQDMIYFEHRYRHFSEVISLLSSQAKTLGLEGKAYSREMKLHEMKDYVTNKLPKVAAAKKELFKHLRLCETIVEEIGANFEKHQMIEESILTNTNRKQIINYIMELLSSDAHMYNTLRLICLYHVTIGLTSEDMTKLMTGYLNSFGYRHLTLFHNLFQARLFPDTTNLSKTKILSQISIPTLKTPFQIEANKLKQLPTDSNEPNTPPTADRDSTGIATVSAGTSTGKTCPSYVFNGNYIPLVTQLSHMILAASSFDNLNARLGHLERFKVSGRALAGSGQFTDPLGPPRPIKELSASSHKVTLNQLLPFKEKTMFIFVIGGITYAEIAACHLLERTIGAKIVLSSDRVIAGHDLIESVVNC, encoded by the exons ATGGATTCTCCGTGTAGTGGCAAATTGTTGGGATTTCGCCGCATTGCTCAGGAAAAGCTGCAGCATGTTTTCTATTCTATACCATCGGAGAAAGACCTTATTATCGAACCGGCGCTCATCAAACCGTTGGAACATGTGTGCGGCGCAACATGGTTGAG GAAAAAAGGCatcgataaaatattcaagTTCGAtcccaaaaatccacccccgaaacggaaacaatTCATCTATTTCATCACAGCTAACTTGCTAACCTTCAAGAGTGTACTGGATCAAATCAGTGGCTATCAGAGCCAAACGAGTAGTTTGATGGAGCCGGACATCCGCGCCAAACAGTATCACGTACTCGTGTTACCCTCGGTTCTGGCCAGTTTCGAGCATTTGCTGGAGGAAGAAGGACTGCATGGCATTGTGGAGCTGTACAACTTTCAGTGGGACTTTTTGCTGCTGGACGATTCGCTTCTCAGCCTGGAGTTGCCTAACGTGTTCGCGGATGTGTTTGTTCGCAAAGATACGACGCCACTCAGTTCGATTGCGCAAAGCATACGTATCTTTAATCTCGTTATGGGGAAGCCCGATTTGATATTCAGTCTTGGTGAAAACTCCGAGAAAGTCCTGCATATGGTACAGCGAATAGAATCGGCCAAGCGGGTGGGTTTATCAAACATCTCGGCAAAGGGAGACCAAAAACCTCATGTACAGACGGCTGAGAAAGGTTCCGATTTTGCGGCGATGCTTATAATCGACCGAGACAGAGACTATCCGTCATGCCTGCTGACACCAGTTGTCTACTGCGGTCTACTTCTTGAAATACAACCCCTAAACTCGGGCTCTTTAGTAGTGGATGCAGAGAATAACAAGATCAAGAACGGAAAGCTGGGCTTTCTGCAACAAGAGCATTCATCGACTGCATCCAAACAGGAAGTGACCGCCTTGCGAATGAGTGGTGCTCAAGATATGATTTATTTCGAGCATAGGTACCGCCATTTTTCAGAAGTCATCAGTTTGCTCAGCTCGCAAGCCAAAACGCTCGGACTGGAGGGAAAGGCTTACTCGCGTGAAATGAAGCTGCACGAGATGAAGGACTACGTCACAAACAAGCTGCCGAAAGTGGCCGCTGCAAAGAAGGAGCTGTTCAAACACCTGCGTTTGTGCGAGACGATAGTGGAGGAAATTGGGGCCAACTTTGAGAAGCACCAAATGATCGAGGAAAGCATCTTGACCAACACGAACCGCAAGCAAATCATAAATTACATTATGGAACTGCTTAGCAGTGATGCGCATATGTACAATACGCTGCGCTTGATCTGCTTGTACCACGTGACGATAGGTTTGACGAGCGAGGACATGACTAAACTGATGACTGGTTACCTAAACTCGTTTGGATATCGCCATCTGACCCTTTTCCACAACCTCTTCCAAGCCCGACTCTTTCCGGACACGACAAATCTCAGCAAAACGAAGATTCTTTCtcaaatttccattcccacGCTCAAAACTCCATTCCAAATAGAGGCGAACAAGCTAAAGCAGCTTCCAACCGACTCTAACGAGCCTAATACGCCGCCAACGGCCGACAGAGACTCGACCGGAATTGCTACTGTTTCTGCAGGAACGAGTACGGGGAAAACGTGCCCTAGCTACGTGTTTAATGGGAACTACATCCCGCTTGTAACCCAGCTGTCGCACATGATACTAGCCGCTTCGAGTTTCGATAATCTCAACGCCAGACTGGGCCATCTCGAGAGATTTAAAGTGTCGGGAAGGGCACTGGCTGGCTCGGGTCAATTTACCGATCCACTAGGACCACCTCGACCGATCAAGGAGCTATCGGCGAGCAGCCACAAAGTGACACTAAACCAGCTTCTACCATTCAAGGAGAAAACGATGTTTATCTTTGTTATTGGTGGCATCACTTACGCGGAAATTGCAGCATGTCATCTGCTGGAACGAACAATTGGGGCCAAAATTGTACTATCGTCCGATAGGGTCATTGCAGGACATGATCTCATCGAGAGCGTTGTCAACTGTTGA
- the LOC128721800 gene encoding uncharacterized protein LOC128721800: MMEDDINSFLFGQDDWREEDFVNNLLKMDDTMLFGEPPANTNGVMGELDDIMRQLSYSCSNEMYFGEQQVTSPLSSHCSSDQDFHGFPSVTDGSSSTSLDGYFDDVCNVRLDDSLCKATKLEPINEDFCMLNVLKSSSPEEEQEAISSAASDSGLSSDHLDLDPNTEYDALSPSMSSPGPSVSERGGQNSPPRYTKSIQLQPPAVLQTIPQSVSSTVSIVPQPAIPVQPVTVEPRLNKILEPCADPKRVTKTLDVSASTANFTPLATKTSAKLSSAPVYQNATIKSVVGGVGTKRISSPQQIVANGKELKIIRMATTKNGQTVAVANGLASVGSSNKKVTLQLKNSAAGIKTSGTMIPKNVVFTTAPAATGNNGGVSGMRNVIRVQQPRQPNGRPILVPVTFQDLRTIKIVNSTSLKNKSANIKQAAANMLQQSKQGLIQKHVVLSKDQLLVDDNMSDVAPSCSDSESYVFEDIIQQSNSVIAEVERQQKQIISDSDVEPDGDDGDDDDDMGMDEIPRGTNRNGTYQKLMLTVEEKRLLAKEGISLPTSYPLTKHEERELKRIRRKIRNKISAQDSRKRKKEYVDGLEERVKQCTEENQNLVKRMKILQSQNQELANQVKRFQSLLTKGTSKTTQPATCLMVLLISMALVAVPNLKLGNTATQQNIQDSIEVSELMQDQANDKLQVQQSRRSLLFDTKEQMHANEEELTFDEIMSSFNANSLIANEHDYFSEGDGRTGNGATYEPRSAKRAKLMATALVDYDVDDKVWNGGSKIRIKQEDGSMSPDSSSSSAMNSNELFEQKVREFQEKLQKSVGLEQNDVNYGTPFVGSGVNSEVIIDRELLDLGGKGDNGLYELNTFSSLHEQKGDGMGGIDLLGVGSDSAMVRADSTADNAADVRKLNASQQIQQQNNKRKLLL, translated from the exons ATGATGGAGGATGATATAAACAGTTTTCTCTTTGGT CAGGACGACTGGCGGGAGGAGGACTTCGTGAACAATCTGCTAAAGATGGATGACACGATGCTTTTCGGCGAGCCTCCCGCAAATACAAATGGTGTAATGGGCGAGCTGGACGACATCATGCGACAGCTCAGCTACAGCTGTTCGAACGAGATGTATTTCGGCGAACAGCAGGTCACCTCACCGTTGTCGTCTCACTGCTCGTCGGATCAAGATTTCCACGGCTTCCCGAGTGTCACCGACGGTAGCAGCAGTACCTCTCTCGACGGTTACTTCGATGACGTGTGCAACGTGCGCCTGGATGATTCGCTATGCAAGGCAACCAAACTCGAGCCAATAAACGAGGATTTTTGCATGCTGAATGTCCTAAAATCAAGCAGCCCTGAGGAGGAACAGGAGGCTATATCCTCGGCCGCCTCGGACAGTGGATTATCAAGCGACCATCTCGATCT GGACCCAAACACCGAATATGATGCCCTCAGTCCCAGCATGTCGTCACCTGGTCCGTCGGTCAGTGAACGTGGTGGTCAAAATTCGCCGCCACGTTACACGAAATCAATCCAGCTGCAACCGCCGGCTGTGCTGCAGACCATTCCACAGTCGGTTTCGTCTACGGTGTCGATTGTCCCGCAGCCTGCAATACCGGTGCAACCGGTGACGGTAGAACCGcgtctaaacaaaattttagaACCTTGTGCCGATCCCAAACGCGTTACCAAGACGCTCGACGTGAGTGCATCGACTGCGAATTTCACTCCGTTAGCGACGAAAACATCAGCAAAATTATCATCGGCTCCTGTCTATCAAAACGCGACAATAAAATCAGTTGTTGGTGGGGTTGGAACGAAGCGTATTTCATCACCACAACAGATCGTGGCCAATGGCAAGGAACTGAAGATTATCCGCATGGCGACGACGAAGAACGGTCAAACGGTGGCTGTTGCAAATGGGCTTGCGTCGGTCGGTTCTTCAAACAAGAAAGTTACTTTGCAGCTGAAAAACTCTGCCGCGGGCATTAAGACATCTGGTACGATGATCCCAAAGAATGTCGTATTTACGACGGCTCCAGCAGCCACCGGAAACAATGGCGGAGTTTCCGGCATGCGCAATGTGATCCGTGTGCAGCAACCAAGGCAGCCGAACGGGAGACCGATACTGGTGCCGGTAACGTTCCAGGACCTGCGCACGATCAAGATCGTCAACTCGACGAGTCTCAAAAACAAGTCGGCCAACATCAAGCAGGCGGCGGCAAATATGCTGCAGCAGTCGAAACAGGGCCTGATACAGAAGCACGTCGTGCTAAGCAAAGATCAGTTGCTGGTAGATGACAACATGTCGGATGTTGCGCCGAGTTGTTCGGATTCGGAAAGCTACGTATTTGAGGACATAATACAGCAGAGTAATTCGGTAATTGCGGAGGTCGAGCGTCAGCAGAAACAGATCATCAGTGACTCGGATGTCGAGCCGGACGGCGATGATGgggatgatgacgacgacatgGGAATGGATGAGATTCCCAGGGGTACCAACCGCAACGGAACATACCAGAAGTTGATGCTGACGGTTGAGGAGAAACGTCTGCTAGCAAAGGAAGGCATTTCGCTTCCAACCAGCTATCCTCTCACCAAGCACGAAGAGCGCGAGCTGAAACGTATTCGCAGGAAAATCCGCAACAAAATCTCCGCGCAAGATTCTCGCAAGCGCAAGAAGGAGTACGTCGATGGACTGGAGGAACG AGTCAAACAATGCACCGAGGAAAACCAGAATTTGGTCAAACGAATGAAGATACTGCAAAGTCAAAACCAAGAGCTCGCTAACCAGGTGAAACGCTTTCAGTCGCTATTGACCAAGGGCACCAGTAAGACAACGCAACCAGCCACGTGCCTCATGGTGCTCCTCATCAGTATGGCATTGGTGGCAGTTCCCAATCTGAAGCTGGGCAACACCGCAACTCAGCAAAACATTCAAGATTCGATTGAAGTGTCGGAGCTGATGCAGGATCAAGCGAACGACAAGTTGCAGGTGCAGCAAAGTCGACGCTCATTATTATTCGACACAAAGGAGCAAATGCATGCCAACGAGGAGGAGCTGACATTCGACGAGATTATGTCCTCGTTCAATGCCAACTCGCTGATTGCCAACGAGCATGATTACTTCAGCGAGGGTGATGGCCGTACTGGTAACGGTGCCACATACGAGCCTCGTTCCGCGAAACGTGCGAAGCTAATGGCTACTGCGCTGGTCGATTACGACGTGGACGATAAAGTATGGAACGGAGGCAGCAAGATTCGCATCAAACAAGAAGACGGATCTATGTCACCAGatagcagtagcagtagcgcCATGAACAGCAACGAGCTGTTTGAACAGAAAGTGCGTGAGTTTCAGGAAAAACTACAAAAGTCCGTAGGCCTCGAGCAGAACGACGTAAACTATGGAACCCCGTTTGTTGGAAGCGGTGTTAATAGTGAGGTGATTATTGACCGCGAACTGCTCGACTTGGGAGGCAAAGGTGATAATGGTTTGTACGAGTTAAACACGTTCTCCAGCCTCCATGAGCAGAAAGGAGACGGAATGGGCGGGATCGATCTGCTTGGCGTTGGTTCGGATTCAGCCATGGTGCGTGCCGATTCCACCGCAGACAACGCAGCCGATGTTCGGAAGCTGAATGCCTCGCAGCAGATTCAGCAGCAGAATAACAAACGCAAATTACTACTTTAA